In the Brassica napus cultivar Da-Ae chromosome A7, Da-Ae, whole genome shotgun sequence genome, one interval contains:
- the LOC106357857 gene encoding uncharacterized protein At4g14100-like isoform X2, translating into MVSTPFHSIIFLFLAFSGGVKISVADEPKTEPVPAPWPEQFHALMFMNKSGSIEIVDLWYDWINGRNFNIIQKQLGKLTYDLEWNNGTSFYYTLDASKTCRTVHFEVGILRPNWLDGANYLGQRNVSGFLCNVWEKVDFLWYYEDVVTKRPVQWIFYTGREAHVMTFEVGAVLEDEKWQAPVYCFHNENKSSE; encoded by the exons ATGGTTTCCACACCATTCCACTCCAtcatctttctcttcctcgCCTTTTCCGGCGGAGTCAAAATCTCTGTCGCTGATGAGCCGAAGACCGAGCCTGTTCCTGCGCCATGGCCGGAGCAGTTCCACGCGTTGATGTTCATGAATAAATCTGGTTCCATTGAGATTGTTGACCTATGGTACGACTGGATCAATGGCCGTAACTTTAACATCATTCAGAAGCAGCTTGGCAAACTAACCTACGACCTTGAATGGAACAATGGGACATCTTTTTACTATACACTCGACGCTTCCAAAACTTGCCGCACCGTTCATTTCGAG GTTGGAATCTTGAGGCCAAACTGGCTGGATGGAGCAAACTATTTGGGTCAACGAAATGTGAGTGGGTTTCTCTGCAACGTATGGGAGAAGGTTGACTTCTTATGGTATTATGAAGATGTTGTCACCAAGAGACCTGTTCAATGGATCTTCTATACAG GTAGAGAAGCTCATGTGATGACATTTGAGGTCGGAGCTGTCCTAGAGGACGAAAAATGGCAGGCTCCAGTCTATTGTTTCCacaatgaaaacaaaagcagTGAGTAA
- the LOC106357857 gene encoding uncharacterized protein At4g14100-like isoform X1: MVSTPFHSIIFLFLAFSGGVKISVADEPKTEPVPAPWPEQFHALMFMNKSGSIEIVDLWYDWINGRNFNIIQKQLGKLTYDLEWNNGTSFYYTLDASKTCRTVHFEVGILRPNWLDGANYLGQRNVSGFLCNVWEKVDFLWYYEDVVTKRPVQWIFYTGREAHVMTFEVGAVLEDEKWQAPVYCFHNENKSSLTRLSD; this comes from the exons ATGGTTTCCACACCATTCCACTCCAtcatctttctcttcctcgCCTTTTCCGGCGGAGTCAAAATCTCTGTCGCTGATGAGCCGAAGACCGAGCCTGTTCCTGCGCCATGGCCGGAGCAGTTCCACGCGTTGATGTTCATGAATAAATCTGGTTCCATTGAGATTGTTGACCTATGGTACGACTGGATCAATGGCCGTAACTTTAACATCATTCAGAAGCAGCTTGGCAAACTAACCTACGACCTTGAATGGAACAATGGGACATCTTTTTACTATACACTCGACGCTTCCAAAACTTGCCGCACCGTTCATTTCGAG GTTGGAATCTTGAGGCCAAACTGGCTGGATGGAGCAAACTATTTGGGTCAACGAAATGTGAGTGGGTTTCTCTGCAACGTATGGGAGAAGGTTGACTTCTTATGGTATTATGAAGATGTTGTCACCAAGAGACCTGTTCAATGGATCTTCTATACAG GTAGAGAAGCTCATGTGATGACATTTGAGGTCGGAGCTGTCCTAGAGGACGAAAAATGGCAGGCTCCAGTCTATTGTTTCCacaatgaaaacaaaagca GTCTAACTCGACTGAGCGACTAG